In the Mycolicibacter sp. MU0102 genome, one interval contains:
- a CDS encoding universal stress protein, with amino-acid sequence MSSTPGILVGVDGSPSSVAAVDWAARDAALHNLPLILVHVLASPVVMTFPETPMPPGYTEWQRDQGERYLREAVEIAEAAGAAQVTAETVVGSTVPMLVDMSREAVRLVVGSRGHGRMRRLLLGSVSSSLVRHAHCPVVVIHEDHLRPDTAPVVVGIDGSPVSEAATALAFEEASLRGVELIAVYAWHDTGLLDFPGIDTAAMASEGELALAERLAGWRERYPDVTVRRVVVDDRPADQLVDQSQEAQLVVVGSHGRGGFTGMLLGSVSQAVVQSAHAPVVVVRPPS; translated from the coding sequence ATGTCGTCCACTCCCGGAATCCTGGTCGGTGTCGACGGATCGCCGTCGTCGGTAGCGGCAGTCGACTGGGCGGCGCGTGACGCCGCGCTGCACAACCTGCCGCTCATCCTGGTCCACGTGCTGGCTTCCCCGGTGGTGATGACGTTCCCCGAGACACCGATGCCGCCCGGCTACACCGAGTGGCAGCGTGACCAGGGCGAACGCTACCTGCGTGAGGCCGTCGAGATCGCCGAGGCGGCCGGCGCGGCGCAGGTCACCGCCGAGACCGTCGTGGGCTCCACGGTGCCGATGCTGGTGGACATGAGTCGCGAAGCGGTCCGCCTGGTGGTCGGGTCGCGCGGGCATGGGCGGATGCGCCGGCTGTTGCTCGGCTCGGTCAGCTCGTCGTTGGTGCGACATGCGCACTGCCCGGTCGTGGTCATCCACGAAGACCATCTGCGCCCCGACACCGCACCGGTGGTCGTCGGTATCGACGGCTCTCCGGTGTCGGAGGCCGCAACCGCGCTGGCGTTCGAAGAGGCCTCGTTGCGTGGGGTGGAACTGATCGCGGTGTATGCCTGGCACGACACCGGACTGCTGGACTTCCCCGGCATCGACACCGCGGCGATGGCATCCGAAGGTGAACTGGCCCTGGCCGAACGACTGGCGGGCTGGCGCGAGCGCTACCCCGACGTCACGGTGCGCCGCGTGGTGGTCGATGACCGACCGGCCGACCAGCTCGTCGACCAATCCCAGGAGGCTCAGCTGGTGGTGGTGGGCAGCCACGGCCGCGGCGGCTTCACCGGCATGCTGCTCGGCTCGGTCAGCCAGGCAGTGGTGCAGTCGGCTCACGCCCCGGTTGTGGTCGTCCGCCCGCCGTCGTAG
- the otsB gene encoding trehalose-phosphatase has product MSVTIDPRRHDAVLLRLGGGADTAPLTERLRRAGVRVAAVAPDDSDGSSAELLAAAAGLAVRPGRCAVLTDSEAGVIAARSAGFALVIGVGCDGGDAVVADPSAVQVRTGDRPMSALPDAMTALNAGELRDLDHPAVFFDFDGTLSDIVDDPDAARPVAGAVEALAALAAQCPVAVLSGRDLADVRTRVGLDGIWYAGSHGFELIGPDGAHHQNEAAVDAVLVLAAAAGSLTERLGAIPGIMVEHKRFAVAVHYRNVARDRVGEVLAAVRETGRRRGLRVTTGREVIELRPEIDWDKGRTLHWLLDRMPGVATPLFLGDDITDEDAFDAVTELSGAAIMVRHNDDGDRATAARYALESPAQAAEFTAQLAQRLAAG; this is encoded by the coding sequence ATGTCGGTCACGATCGACCCGCGCCGGCATGACGCGGTGCTGTTGCGGCTCGGCGGGGGTGCCGACACGGCGCCGTTGACCGAGCGGCTGCGACGGGCTGGCGTGCGGGTGGCCGCGGTGGCCCCCGATGACTCCGACGGTTCGAGTGCCGAACTGCTGGCTGCCGCCGCCGGGTTGGCGGTGCGGCCGGGCCGCTGCGCGGTGCTCACCGACTCCGAAGCGGGGGTAATCGCCGCTCGCAGTGCCGGATTCGCCCTGGTGATCGGTGTGGGATGCGACGGCGGTGACGCAGTGGTGGCGGACCCGAGCGCGGTGCAGGTGCGTACCGGCGATCGGCCGATGTCGGCGTTGCCGGACGCGATGACGGCCTTGAACGCCGGGGAGCTGCGCGACCTCGATCACCCGGCGGTGTTCTTCGATTTCGACGGGACCCTCTCGGACATCGTCGACGACCCCGATGCGGCCCGGCCGGTGGCCGGCGCGGTGGAGGCGTTGGCCGCGTTGGCCGCCCAGTGCCCGGTCGCGGTGCTGTCCGGTCGGGATCTGGCCGACGTGCGGACCCGGGTGGGGCTGGACGGGATCTGGTATGCGGGCAGCCACGGCTTCGAGCTGATCGGGCCGGACGGCGCCCACCACCAGAACGAGGCCGCCGTCGATGCGGTGCTGGTACTGGCCGCCGCGGCCGGTTCCCTCACCGAGCGACTCGGTGCGATCCCGGGAATCATGGTGGAACACAAGCGCTTCGCGGTCGCGGTGCACTACCGCAATGTCGCCCGGGATCGGGTCGGCGAGGTGCTGGCGGCGGTGCGCGAGACCGGCCGGCGCCGCGGGCTGCGGGTCACGACCGGACGTGAGGTGATCGAGCTGCGCCCCGAGATCGACTGGGACAAGGGCCGTACGCTGCACTGGCTGCTGGATCGGATGCCCGGGGTGGCCACACCACTGTTTCTCGGCGACGACATCACCGACGAGGACGCGTTCGACGCGGTCACCGAACTGTCGGGTGCGGCAATTATGGTGCGGCACAACGATGACGGAGATCGCGCCACCGCCGCCCGTTACGCGCTGGAGAGTCCGGCGCAAGCGGCCGAGTTCACCGCGCAGTTGGCCCAGCGCCTGGCCGCCGGCTGA
- a CDS encoding MaoC/PaaZ C-terminal domain-containing protein, which translates to MALDPTAIGATADPMPFAWTDRDTMLYALGVGAGTADLAFTTENSHDTPQQVLPTYAVICCMGFAAVGKIGTFNPALLLHGSQEVRLFAPLPPAGSLQVVAEVADIQDKGEGKNAVVMLRARGTDSKTSELVVETLTTLVIRKAGGFGGEPGQRAVAPQIPDTEPDSRVAYGTREDQALLYRLSGDRNPLHSDPWFATTLAGFPKPILHGLCTYGFAGRALVAELGGGDASRVSAISARFTDPVFPGETLTTSIWRTEPGKAVFRTEAAGPDGTNPRVVLDDGAVEYQD; encoded by the coding sequence GTGGCACTGGACCCGACGGCCATTGGCGCGACTGCCGACCCGATGCCGTTTGCATGGACCGATCGCGACACCATGCTCTATGCGCTCGGGGTTGGCGCCGGAACAGCCGATCTGGCATTCACCACCGAGAACAGCCATGACACCCCGCAGCAGGTGTTGCCCACCTACGCCGTCATCTGCTGCATGGGCTTTGCGGCCGTCGGCAAGATCGGCACGTTCAACCCGGCGCTGCTGCTGCACGGCTCCCAAGAGGTACGACTGTTCGCGCCGCTGCCGCCCGCCGGAAGCCTGCAGGTGGTGGCCGAGGTAGCCGACATTCAGGACAAGGGCGAGGGCAAGAACGCCGTCGTGATGCTGCGGGCGCGCGGCACCGATTCGAAGACTTCCGAGCTGGTCGTCGAGACGCTGACCACCCTGGTCATCCGCAAGGCCGGCGGCTTCGGCGGGGAACCCGGGCAACGGGCGGTCGCTCCGCAGATCCCCGACACCGAACCCGATTCCCGCGTCGCGTATGGGACCCGAGAGGACCAGGCGCTGCTCTACCGGCTCTCAGGCGACCGCAACCCGCTGCACAGTGATCCGTGGTTCGCCACCACGCTGGCCGGTTTCCCCAAGCCGATCCTGCACGGGCTGTGCACCTACGGTTTCGCCGGTCGTGCGCTGGTCGCCGAGCTCGGTGGCGGCGACGCCAGCAGGGTCAGCGCCATCTCGGCACGATTCACCGACCCGGTGTTCCCGGGGGAGACGCTGACCACCTCGATTTGGCGGACCGAGCCGGGCAAGGCGGTGTTCCGCACCGAGGCGGCCGGTCCCGACGGCACCAACCCGCGGGTGGTGCTCGACGACGGCGCGGTGGAATACCAGGACTGA